One Nocardia sp. BMG111209 DNA segment encodes these proteins:
- a CDS encoding putative T7SS-secreted protein: protein MGWLDDIGDAAEHLAHRVEQATGEAVDATMHGLGSLARDVGADGVAANLDRWGDEAADALDAEVPEKQLGQTDNPKELVHGDAAAIGHAADLVRKMGDSVDKTGQALKTIDVADWTGKGANEFHTTFGKQPKLWFDGADAMHQAATTLTDWSHAVTTAQGHAADAIARWKQADTEERRRKNWWNGLSAAEQRRTALTDTWTTIRDDARAILKRARADRDTAAGLAVSALQAATAKAPETPSFTDRMRDDLSDTADIAQFAGLNFDKGLLTSFTGAVQFVRQVDPMDPYNLTHPAAYFAGMSDLDAGLVVAMADPTATVQGLLSGARSDPAEWLGNLTGQVVMTVGTGGAGSAEAATTAAREGATAAREGATAASQGATATRDGATAARDGATTAPRPPEPPRPPEPARPPDTSRSTDPARPTDNARPANSTRPTDSTRPDSTRPSDGARPSDSTRPDSTRPDPAHPADTARPADGARPADGSHPDTARPDSGARPADGSHPNTAQPDSGARPADGPHPPDTTHPADSTQPPDTARPSDPAHPDNVNPGSRPAEPRAGLGTDTAPHEPPVAAGPRAESAPHTVETPTTSHEPISAHPEQPAAQPHPPAHPVDAPRPTEPTHAGTEPTAAHPDPAHPTDAPHSTDTAPHTGTEPTATHPDPAHPENPRTPEHEQPTAHTPADRADADHGAHSDATEAGPESDRDPANTCSDRDPVDIATGEFLLPETDLDLPGILPVTLRRTHRSNYRYGRWFGPSWSTTLDMRIVVEDTGVTFLGEDGIMLAYPHAEVGEAADPHSGGQRWTCTRTETGAYQIRDPTREIIRHFAPEPTLAGFDTRRGNYAISAITDRHHNRIRFHYDRDGNPTEITHSGGYRILIETTAGRITALHVIDRDIPIKIRDFTYSTGELVAATNAVAATTTYTYDPEHRMTSWTDSNANRMLNTYDPRGRVVAQQGTADILNSTYDYLDFPDGTGSLTTVTDSRGAQTTHGFDNDLRLRDLVDPTGAHTHLDYNADRRPLAVTTPDGALTTYHYTPTGDIHEITRPDGAKTTIEYASARRPSRITDPDGTTRHQEWAPTGNLTATTDPAGARTEYTYSSTGALTETTAPTGATTTIETTPAGLPTRIITAHEATTHITRDGFGRPLTTTNPLGATTTYEWSAEGKPLSRTNPDGHTESWTWDGEGNLRTHTTEAGTTTTYTYGPFDLLAKKTAPDGSATHYLWDTERRLTAVINPLGHRWTYEYNPAGRLITETDYTGATTHYTHDTAGRIATITPATGITRHHTHDILGRLTAVTADTGEYLHYTHDRAGRVLTAISGTEESLTHTLRFTYTPTGHLATQQLDDQPPMRHEYDPTGRRTRRTTPTGSITTWNYDQLGRVRTMSADNRHIDFTHDLLGRTTAWRTGEVAITRTFTDSGYLATQEVIAFPTQTLTFDRNPDRPPPHQLRRDAYTYRPDGYLIAHAQTRLDTAPIDREYTLDSIGRVTDIHIDGLLSEAYTYDSLSNITTALPRLEPFSSPRSEPEAGNHREYHNNLLISADRTRYYYDSAGRLIHKVVTRRSRKADVWRYRYNAFDQLTDIHTPAGQHWLYTYDGLGHRITKQRLDSGRSVERIDYTWDTAQLTEQTTENSTTRWHYQPGTFRPLVETIDSIASDTEFLVVVTDSSGTPTDLLNHTTGTAKTAIDIELWGRERGPTSGTILRFPGQFFDSENGLHYNRARYYDPDSGRYLTPDPLGVAASMNPFAYPHNPIAWTDPLGLIPAECEYRDFAHGTSRAHADDIVENGLSADAGRAGTHGGRMSRPGSFFTHEVDGPNSPGIQLAYEWGLRVDPNSPSTVIIGRIPEPIYQSLLSDGLIQIRPVGEGVPLETIFHPDSFGVLNREIEWIAKITP from the coding sequence CCTGGACGCCGAAGTCCCGGAAAAGCAACTGGGCCAGACCGACAACCCGAAGGAGCTCGTCCACGGCGACGCCGCCGCCATCGGCCACGCCGCGGACCTGGTCCGCAAAATGGGCGACTCCGTGGACAAAACCGGCCAGGCCCTGAAAACCATCGACGTCGCCGACTGGACGGGCAAGGGCGCCAACGAATTCCACACCACCTTCGGCAAACAACCGAAACTCTGGTTCGACGGCGCCGACGCCATGCACCAGGCCGCCACCACCCTGACCGACTGGTCCCACGCCGTCACCACCGCCCAAGGCCACGCCGCCGACGCGATTGCCAGATGGAAACAAGCAGACACCGAGGAACGCCGCCGAAAGAATTGGTGGAACGGCCTGTCCGCCGCCGAACAACGCCGAACCGCCCTCACCGACACCTGGACCACGATCCGAGACGACGCCCGAGCCATCCTGAAACGAGCCCGCGCCGACCGCGACACCGCCGCCGGCCTCGCGGTATCGGCCCTACAAGCCGCCACCGCGAAGGCCCCCGAAACCCCGTCGTTCACCGACCGCATGCGAGACGACCTCTCCGACACCGCCGACATCGCCCAATTCGCGGGCCTGAATTTCGACAAGGGCCTCCTGACCAGCTTCACCGGCGCAGTCCAATTCGTCCGCCAGGTCGACCCCATGGACCCCTACAACCTCACCCACCCCGCCGCCTACTTCGCAGGCATGTCCGACCTCGACGCCGGCCTGGTAGTAGCAATGGCCGACCCCACAGCCACCGTCCAAGGCCTCCTGTCCGGCGCACGATCCGACCCCGCCGAATGGCTCGGCAACCTGACCGGCCAGGTCGTCATGACCGTAGGCACCGGCGGCGCCGGCAGCGCCGAAGCCGCCACCACCGCAGCCCGAGAAGGCGCCACGGCCGCCCGCGAAGGCGCCACCGCAGCCTCACAAGGCGCCACCGCCACCCGAGACGGCGCAACAGCAGCCCGAGACGGCGCCACCACAGCCCCGAGACCTCCCGAGCCACCCCGCCCACCGGAACCCGCACGGCCACCGGACACTTCACGCTCCACCGACCCAGCACGCCCCACCGACAACGCGCGCCCCGCGAACAGCACGCGCCCCACCGACAGCACCCGCCCGGACAGCACCCGCCCCTCCGACGGTGCACGCCCGTCCGACAGCACCCGCCCCGACTCCACACGACCGGACCCTGCCCACCCAGCAGACACCGCCCGCCCAGCCGACGGTGCCCGACCAGCAGACGGTTCGCACCCAGACACGGCACGACCGGACAGCGGCGCCCGCCCGGCCGACGGTTCCCACCCGAACACAGCACAACCGGACAGCGGTGCCCGGCCCGCCGACGGTCCCCACCCTCCGGACACCACTCATCCCGCAGACAGCACACAACCACCTGACACCGCACGCCCCAGCGACCCAGCACATCCCGACAACGTCAACCCTGGCAGCCGCCCCGCCGAGCCACGCGCCGGCCTGGGTACCGACACAGCACCCCACGAACCCCCCGTAGCCGCCGGCCCCCGCGCTGAGTCAGCACCCCATACCGTCGAAACCCCCACCACCTCACACGAACCGATATCGGCTCACCCGGAACAGCCTGCCGCACAACCACACCCACCGGCCCACCCGGTCGACGCCCCACGCCCTACCGAGCCAACGCACGCCGGCACCGAACCCACCGCTGCACACCCCGATCCGGCCCACCCGACAGACGCCCCCCACTCCACCGACACAGCACCACACACCGGCACCGAACCCACTGCTACACACCCGGATCCAGCCCACCCGGAAAACCCACGCACTCCCGAACACGAACAACCCACCGCCCACACCCCGGCGGATCGAGCCGACGCCGACCACGGCGCCCACTCCGACGCCACCGAAGCCGGCCCCGAATCCGACCGTGACCCCGCCAACACTTGCTCGGACCGCGACCCGGTCGACATCGCCACCGGCGAATTCCTTCTCCCCGAAACCGATCTGGACCTCCCCGGCATCCTCCCGGTCACCCTGCGCCGAACCCATCGCTCCAACTACCGCTACGGCCGCTGGTTCGGCCCGTCCTGGTCCACCACCCTCGACATGCGCATCGTCGTCGAAGACACCGGCGTCACCTTCCTGGGCGAAGACGGCATCATGCTGGCCTACCCCCACGCCGAGGTAGGCGAAGCCGCCGACCCCCACTCCGGCGGCCAACGCTGGACCTGCACCCGCACCGAAACCGGCGCCTACCAAATCCGGGACCCGACAAGAGAAATCATCCGCCACTTCGCCCCGGAACCGACCCTCGCCGGATTCGACACCCGCCGGGGCAACTATGCGATCTCCGCAATCACCGACCGCCACCACAATCGCATCCGCTTCCACTACGACCGGGACGGCAACCCGACCGAAATCACCCACTCCGGCGGCTACCGAATCCTGATCGAAACCACAGCGGGCAGAATCACGGCCCTCCACGTGATCGACCGCGACATCCCGATCAAGATCCGCGACTTCACCTACAGCACAGGCGAATTGGTCGCAGCCACCAACGCCGTAGCGGCCACCACCACCTACACCTACGACCCCGAGCACCGGATGACGTCCTGGACCGACTCCAACGCCAACCGCATGCTCAACACCTACGACCCCCGAGGCAGAGTAGTAGCCCAACAGGGCACCGCAGACATCCTGAACAGCACCTACGACTACCTCGATTTCCCCGACGGCACAGGCAGTCTGACAACGGTCACCGATTCCCGAGGCGCACAGACAACCCACGGCTTCGACAACGACCTCCGCCTCCGCGACCTCGTAGACCCCACCGGCGCCCATACCCACCTCGACTACAACGCCGACCGCCGCCCCCTCGCCGTCACGACCCCTGACGGCGCACTCACCACCTACCACTACACCCCCACAGGCGATATCCACGAGATAACCCGCCCCGACGGCGCGAAAACAACGATCGAATACGCCTCCGCCCGCCGCCCGTCCCGCATCACCGACCCCGACGGCACCACCCGTCACCAGGAATGGGCCCCCACCGGCAACTTGACCGCGACAACGGACCCAGCAGGCGCCCGCACCGAATACACCTACAGTTCCACCGGCGCCCTGACCGAAACCACAGCCCCCACAGGCGCGACAACCACCATAGAAACCACCCCCGCAGGCCTCCCCACCCGAATCATCACAGCCCACGAAGCCACCACCCACATAACCCGAGACGGCTTCGGCCGCCCCCTCACCACAACAAACCCCCTGGGCGCCACAACAACCTATGAATGGTCCGCAGAAGGAAAACCCCTCAGCCGCACCAACCCCGACGGCCACACCGAATCCTGGACCTGGGACGGCGAAGGCAACCTCCGAACCCACACCACCGAAGCCGGCACCACAACCACCTACACCTACGGCCCCTTCGACCTCCTCGCGAAGAAGACCGCCCCCGACGGCTCGGCAACCCACTACCTCTGGGACACCGAACGCCGCCTCACAGCAGTGATCAACCCACTCGGCCACCGCTGGACCTACGAATACAACCCGGCCGGTCGCCTGATCACCGAAACCGACTACACCGGCGCCACCACCCATTACACCCACGACACAGCAGGCCGGATCGCGACAATCACCCCCGCCACCGGCATCACCCGCCACCACACCCACGACATCCTCGGCCGTCTGACAGCCGTAACCGCCGACACCGGCGAATACCTCCACTACACCCACGACCGAGCGGGCCGAGTCCTCACAGCGATCTCCGGCACCGAAGAATCCCTCACCCACACCCTGCGGTTCACCTACACCCCCACCGGCCACCTCGCCACCCAGCAACTGGACGACCAACCCCCCATGCGGCACGAATACGACCCCACCGGCCGCCGCACCCGCCGCACCACCCCGACCGGCAGCATCACGACGTGGAACTACGACCAACTCGGCCGAGTCCGAACCATGTCCGCCGACAACCGTCACATAGATTTCACCCACGACCTTCTCGGCCGAACCACAGCCTGGCGAACCGGCGAAGTAGCAATAACCCGCACCTTCACAGATTCCGGTTACCTGGCAACCCAAGAAGTAATCGCCTTCCCCACCCAAACTCTCACCTTCGACCGCAACCCCGATCGCCCCCCACCCCACCAACTCCGCCGAGACGCCTACACCTACCGCCCCGACGGCTACCTCATCGCCCATGCCCAGACCCGTCTCGACACGGCGCCTATCGACCGCGAATACACTCTCGACTCCATCGGCCGAGTCACCGACATCCACATCGATGGCTTGCTCAGCGAGGCATACACCTACGACTCCCTGAGCAATATCACCACCGCTCTTCCTCGCCTCGAGCCGTTCAGTTCGCCCCGATCCGAGCCAGAGGCCGGCAATCACCGCGAATACCACAACAACCTGCTGATAAGCGCAGACCGTACGCGCTACTACTACGATTCCGCCGGTCGCCTGATACACAAAGTCGTCACTCGACGTTCCCGCAAGGCAGACGTATGGCGGTACCGCTACAACGCCTTCGATCAACTGACCGACATCCATACTCCCGCCGGGCAGCACTGGCTTTACACCTACGACGGCCTGGGGCACCGGATCACGAAACAGCGCCTCGATAGCGGAAGAAGCGTAGAACGTATCGACTACACCTGGGATACGGCACAGCTCACAGAGCAGACCACCGAAAACAGTACGACTCGCTGGCATTATCAGCCAGGAACGTTCAGGCCGTTGGTCGAAACAATCGACAGTATTGCTTCCGATACCGAGTTCCTTGTCGTCGTCACCGACTCGTCTGGCACACCCACAGATCTTCTGAATCACACTACCGGTACAGCGAAGACAGCGATCGATATCGAGTTATGGGGCCGAGAACGAGGGCCGACTAGCGGAACGATACTGAGGTTTCCAGGCCAATTTTTCGACAGCGAAAATGGTTTGCATTACAACCGAGCGCGTTACTACGACCCGGATTCCGGTCGATATCTGACTCCGGATCCGCTGGGTGTTGCCGCCTCGATGAACCCATTTGCATACCCCCACAACCCAATCGCTTGGACAGATCCTCTCGGGCTCATACCAGCAGAGTGCGAATACCGCGATTTCGCTCACGGCACCTCTCGAGCACATGCCGATGATATCGTAGAAAATGGACTGAGTGCGGATGCAGGACGGGCCGGGACACATGGAGGACGCATGAGCAGACCGGGATCTTTCTTCACACACGAGGTCGACGGACCGAACTCGCCCGGAATTCAATTGGCATACGAATGGGGCTTGAGAGTGGATCCGAACTCACCATCGACGGTGATAATTGGAAGAATTCCCGAGCCGATCTATCAATCGCTGCTGAGCGACGGTCTGATCCAGATCAGACCCGTCGGCGAGGGCGTACCACTCGAAACGATATTTCATCCGGATTCGTTCGGGGTCCTCAATCGAGAAATAGAATGGATTGCTAAGATAACACCATGA
- a CDS encoding DUF6881 domain-containing protein, which yields MRYIKVYWHHDFDDDPVMYFHEVGDDDWEIRRVQVYRDGRTEWADENHETDTAGTAEIPITSIAEIASQSEFDAEEITHNEFEREWSKARGR from the coding sequence ATGCGCTACATAAAAGTGTATTGGCATCACGATTTCGATGACGACCCTGTGATGTACTTTCACGAAGTAGGCGACGATGATTGGGAAATAAGGAGAGTCCAGGTCTACCGCGACGGCCGTACAGAATGGGCCGATGAGAACCACGAGACCGACACCGCCGGCACAGCCGAAATACCGATCACATCCATAGCAGAAATTGCTTCACAGTCAGAGTTCGATGCCGAAGAGATAACCCACAACGAGTTCGAACGAGAGTGGTCGAAGGCTCGAGGAAGGTGA